ATTGGGAATGGATCGTTCATCAGGCTCTTAACAACGAAAATACTTATCCTATCGCGACTCGATCACGCATACGCTGGAAGGAGGAAGACTTATTTAATGATTTGCAATGCAGAGGATTTGCAATTCGGCATGACTTTAATCTCTAGTTTCCGCTTCATTTGGCCTACTAGACGAGAAAACACTTATAAATCCATCGCCACTCCTAATTGCTGATTTGATCTGTTTGATCTTTACATAAAATAAAAATTGTTTTATAATTAATACTTACTATTAATTTAAAAAGGATTAGCCTAGTGTTTGCTCGTCTATTATCGCTTTCTGCTGTTGGATTATTTTTTTTAGCAGCTCCATTACTTGCAGATCATAAACAAGATGATTCTAACCCTGTTTCCGTACAGATTGTATCAGAAGATGTTAGCATACATGAGGGAGACTCATTCTGGCTTGCTGTTCACCTTGATGTTCAGCCGCATTGGCATACATACTGGAAAAATCCAGGGGATACAGGCTCTCCACTTCAGGTAAGTTTGGACCTTCCAGAAGGATTTATTTTAGATGAAATTCTTTGGCCAGTTCCTAAGCATTTTGTACAAGATGGCCTTTCCGGCCTTGGATTTGAAGATACAATCACGCTACTTGCCAAGGTTACTCCTCCTTCACATTTATCCATACAAGAAGCTAAAATGCAAGCTCATGTGCAGTGGGTTGTATGTGGCGAGCAATGCATTCCTGGTGAGCAAGATTTAGAGATTACTCTACCCGTTAAAGAGAGTGCGCCTGTAAAAGATGAGCACAATACATCTGTTTTTTCCGATGCACGCTCTCATTTGCCAGAAAAAGGTAAAGATTTATCTGTACAGGTAGCTCATGATCATCTTCTTTTGAATTTTAGTCTATTGCATGAGCATTCTGCCTTGGAAAGCGCTGTATTTTATCCTGAAGAGATAGGAATTACTGATTTATCTGCAAAGCAGCAATTGACAAAGGTGGATAATGGTTATCAATTAAAGGTGCCTCTTTTACAACCCTTGGATCAAAATAACGCAAATCTTAAAGGAATACTTAAAGGATCTTTTACGGATCATGCAAAACAGACTTTTCTTGATGTAAATGTGCCGCTTAAAGGCATGGAAAATTCTTCATCTATTTCGATAATGACATTCTCTTTTGCGCTTCTTGGTGCATTTGCAGGAGGTTTATTATTAAATTTGATGCCTTGTGTGCTTCCTGTTCTTTCGCTAAAAGTGTTGAGTGTTGTTCAAGCTGCAGGTGATAGCGCAAGGGAAAGATTAAGGCAAGGGCTTGCTTATGTTGTTGGTGTCATGCTTTCATTTTGGGTGCTTGCAGGATTACTTCTTGCTTTTAGAGCATCAGGACAAGAGCTTGGCTGGGGCTTTCAGTTGCAAGAGCCAATTTTTGTTGGTGTATTAATCATTCTTCTCTTTCTTATGTCTTTAAATCTATTTGGCGTGTTCGAATTTGGAACATCTCTTGTAGCACTTGATGGGAAGAAAAAGAGCCCTTCTTTGATGGGAGCGTTTAGTAGCGGTGTACTTGCAACAGTTGTTGCAACTCCCTGTACAGGGCCATTTTTAGGTGCATCCCTTGGGTTTGCTATGACTCTTCCTGCTTTACAAGCATTTGGTTTATTTAGCATCATGGGCCTTGGTATGGCTATTCCTTTTTTCTTACTTACAGTTTCTCCTAAACTATTAAAAATACTTCCTAAGCCGGGTGCTTGGATGGTTTTGTTAAAGCAAGCTATGGGCTTTATTCTTCTTGCTTCAGTTCTTTGGCTTGTGTGGGTATGGGAAGCGCAAACTAACTTTTTATCCGTAATGTTTTTATTTTTTGCGTTATTGATTTTGGGTATAGGTGCTTGGTTCTATGGGCATTTTAGTCAATTTTCTTATTCAAAAATGATGCGAAGAGTAGCTCTTGTGGTTGCTAGTATCACTTTAGGAGTTGCCTTATACACTGTTTCTAACGAGTCTTTTGCGCTCCAAGAGACATCTTCTGGTGGTAATATACAAAATACTTCTTCTTCTCATGCTCTTAAAGCAGGATGGATTCCCTATTCAGAAGAGAAGTTTAAAGAATTACAAGCGGAGGGAAAACCTGTTTTTATCGATTTTACTGCTAAGTGGTGCCTTATTTGCCAGGCAAATAAAGTGGTTCTTCATTCGCAAGAAGTGGAAGATGCATTTAATCAAGCTGGTATTGTAAGAATGGAAGCAGATTGGACAAAGGGTGATCCTGCAATTACCAAGCGTCTTAAAGAGTTTAATCGATCGGGAGTGCCATTTTATGTACTTTATGGTAAAAGTGCAGAGGCTCCTCAGATTTTTTCTGAGACATTGACATCTAATACGCTTATTGAGGCCTCTAAGAAAGTATAATGTTTATTGATTCTCACGCGCATCTCTCTGGTGGTTCGTTTTCTGATGAGGAAGTGGACAGCGTTTTAAAGCGAGCAGAAGATGCTCATGTTGTATCTGTTATAAACATTTGTACAACAGTGCAGGATTTACAAAGAGCTCTTATGCTTCATGCAAGGTATCCATGGGTTGTAAATACAGCTGCAACAACTCCACAAGATGTTCTAAGCGAAAGTGAGGAGACGTTTCAATTTTTTCAAGAGCATGCAAAAAATGGATCTCTTGTAGCAATTGGTGAGACAGGTCTTGATTATTATTTTACTGAAGAAACAAAAGAGTTGCAAAGCCAAGTGTTTATACGTTACTTGCATTTGGCCTTAGAGTGCCATTTGCCTGTTGTAATTCATTGTAGAAATGCATTTCAAGATCTTTTTCAGATTTTAGACACAGAATATATTCAAAATGGATCTGTAGCTCCTTTCATCCTTCATTGTTTTACTGGGAATGTAGAAGATGCAGAAAATGTGTTAAAAAGAGGTGGCTATTTATCTTTCAGTGGCATTGTTACTTTTAAAAAGAGTGAAGGTTTAAAATCTATTGCAGCAATAGCTCCGCTTGAGCAGATGCTCATCGAAACAGACTCTCCTTACCTTGCACCGCTATCAAAGCGAGGTAAAATTAATGAGCCTTCATTGCTTCCAGAAATTGCAGCTTGTATAGCTGAGTTAAAAGGCATTTCTGTTGAAGATGTAGCAAGATCAACTTCTTTAAATGCTAACATGCTTTTTGGCTCATCCATTTCATCACAAAGATGTCAAAAAAGAGAGTTTTAACAAGCAAATATATACACAAACAATTCTTCATTAACGATGTGTATAATTACGCAAGAAGTCTAATTAATCCATTTCATCACCTGGTAAATAATCATCGGCATCTGGAGATCCCCAGACGCCTACTATTTTTTTTGTATTAACATTGGATTCTGAAAAAATAACGTTTGGACTTGGTTCTACACCCCTTTCTTTGGGAATAGAGCTAGGATATTGCTTTTCACCGCTGGGTAAACAACGTGGAAACAATATTGTGGGGATTTTTGTGTTTTTAGTAAAATCACTTTTATACTCAACAGAGGTTCTTCGAAGGTCTAAAAATCTGAGGCGCAAATCCTTAATAGCTTCGATTTGTGTGAATGTAGAAATTTGAGCACAACGAGAAAGGTTAAGATATTCTAGGTAGAGAAATTTTTCAAGAAAAGTAAAGTTAGTAATATTTAGACAGCAAGAAAGGCTTAATTTATTTAAGCTATCGGGATTAATTTGAATAGTATCAAAACTTGATTTGGTGATATTTGGGCAGTTATCAAGATAAAGTTCTTCAAGATTTATATTAGGTAATAAAGCAAGATTGTTGATAGAAGTTTGGCCAATATTCAGTTTAGTTAGTTCAGTAAGATATTGTAGATGTTTTAAGTTTTCTTGTTGTAGATTGTTGCCTCTCAAGTTAAGTTCTTGAATGCTTTTTGGCAATTGGTTTAAGGATGTCCCTGTGATTTGTTGGCAGTAAGTAATCTCAAGGACTTTTAAGTTATTGAGAGTTTTTAAGAAAATAAGTCCTTTATCAGTAATACTTTTACAATGCTTCAAAGAAAGATGAGTAAGGGATGTGTACGTTGCAAGCTTTTCAAGGTGCTGATCCAAGATCCAGGTGTTATTATCACTGTGGATCTCTGTAATGCCATTGTAGAAGCTGAGTAAATTGGCAAGCTCAGCTGGAGTCAATATAACAAATGGATCGAGAGTGAGTGTTGTTGCATGAGTATTTATATGAGCAATATTACATTTTTCAGAAATCTGATTGACTCTATCAACGCAAGTATCAAAAAGTGTTTTAAGGTCTTGGTTAGAGATTGCTACAACGAGTTTTAGGCGTTCCAAGTTATTTGCCGCAACGGTTAAATCATTAGAAGAATAAAACCATTTAATAATGGACCATAATAACTTTTCGATAAAATTTTTTTTATGTATGCTCAGATCACCTTTGAGCCACATAGTATTTTTATCAAAATCTTTTAAAGCATAAAGCTTTTCTGTAATGATTTGTTCATTCCAGATTTGTTTATTAAATCTTACTTCCATGAATAAGCTTCAACTCCATCAATGCATGTGTGTATATACACAAATCAATTCTTAAACTTGTTTGTGTATACATACATTAAAGGGAAATTCGATAGTAGAAAAATAAGTTTTTTAATGGCTATTGTGTTCTTTGGCAGCATGATGTATAGATCATAGAGTTTAATTAATTTAAAATTAAGTTATATGAGCAATATTCCAGGGGCTTTTATTATTAGAAAGCTACACTCCTTTGTTGGTTTTTGGCTGGTTTTGTTCTTGTTTGAGCATCTTCTTACCAATTCACAGGCAGCTCTCTATTTTGCAGACCATGAAAGTGGTTTTGTGTATATGGTTAATGCGATACAAGCAATTCCCTATCTTCATGTCATAGAAATTATTCTTCTGGGATTTCCCTTACTAATTCATATGCTATGGGGGTTTGTTCAGATGAGGTCTGCCAAGTACAATGTGTTTCCAAGTAATGGAACAAAACCTTTTCTTTGGAAGAATGCAAGAAATAGAGCTTATACGTGGCAGCGAATAAGTGCATGGATTTTGGCAGTGGGTATTATAGGGCATGTTGTGCAAATGCGCTTTCTTGATTATCCAAGTATTACAACAAGTTTGGGGCAAGAAAAGTATGTAGTTAGAGTACATAAGGATGAGGGGCTTAAGGCACTTGCTACAAAGTTGCACGTGGAACTTTATGATAAAGAGAAGAATCAAGTTGTTGCAGTTACAAATTCTTTTGGTGTAGCCTCGCTTTTAAGTGTTAGAGATACATTTAAAAATCCATTTTTTGCATGGATTTATTCTGCTTTTGTATTATCTGCCATATTTCATGCAGCAAATGGACTTTGGACTTGTTTAATATCTTGGGGAATCACAATTACAGAGCGCTCACAAACATTATCTAAGCGTTTTTGTATAGGGTTTATGATTTTGCTTGGCTATTTTGGCTTTTCTTCTATTTGGGGAGTTTATTTTTTTGCGTAACATGAGTTAGGAAGTGATTTTGATGGTGCAAAGAAAAGAAGTGATCGTGGTAGGTGGTGGTCTTGCAGGTCTTTCTGCAGCTATGCGTCTTGCAGAGAATGGATGTTTTGTCAAAATTGTTTCGCTCACAAAAGTAAAGCGTTCTCATTCGGTATGTGCACAAGGAGGTATTAATGCAGCTTTTGACACAAAAGAAGAGCATGATTCTCCGCTGATTCATGCTTATGATACAATCAAAGGGGGAGATTTTCTTGCAAATCAACCTCCCGTTCTTGAAATGTGTCTTGCAGCGCCTTCAATTGTCATGATGATGAACCGTTTAGGCTGTCCTTTTAACAGAAATAGAGAAGGTAATCTTGACTTTCGCCGTTTTGGAGGTACGTTCTATAATAGAACAGCTTTTTGTGGGTCTTCAACAGGACAACAGCTACTTTATTCACTGGATGAGCAGGTAAGACGTTTAGAGGTTAAGGGGCTTATACAAAAATTTGAAAATCATGAGTTTATGAGATTAGTCAGATGCGAGAGGGGCGTTGCACGTGGTATTGTCATGATGGATCTGTTCAATTTAAAGCTAGAAGTTTTAAAAGCGGATGCTGTTGTGATTGCAACAGGGGGTCTTGGTGTTATTTTTAAGAAGTCGACAAATTCAACCTTTTGTACAGGTGCAGCAAGCGGACGCCTTTATAAGCAAGGTATGAAATATGCTAATGGTGAATTCATTCAAATTCATCCAACAGCTATTCCTGGAAATGATAAGATGAGATTGATCTCAGAGTCTGTACGAGGTGAAGGAGGAAGGATTTGGGTGTATGGGGATGCATCGAAGAAGATTGTGGCTCCAAGTGGCAAGGAGATAGTATGTGGAGAAAGTGGTAAGCCCTGGTATTTTCTAGAAGAGATCTATC
The DNA window shown above is from Chlamydiales bacterium and carries:
- a CDS encoding protein-disulfide reductase DsbD family protein; this translates as MFARLLSLSAVGLFFLAAPLLADHKQDDSNPVSVQIVSEDVSIHEGDSFWLAVHLDVQPHWHTYWKNPGDTGSPLQVSLDLPEGFILDEILWPVPKHFVQDGLSGLGFEDTITLLAKVTPPSHLSIQEAKMQAHVQWVVCGEQCIPGEQDLEITLPVKESAPVKDEHNTSVFSDARSHLPEKGKDLSVQVAHDHLLLNFSLLHEHSALESAVFYPEEIGITDLSAKQQLTKVDNGYQLKVPLLQPLDQNNANLKGILKGSFTDHAKQTFLDVNVPLKGMENSSSISIMTFSFALLGAFAGGLLLNLMPCVLPVLSLKVLSVVQAAGDSARERLRQGLAYVVGVMLSFWVLAGLLLAFRASGQELGWGFQLQEPIFVGVLIILLFLMSLNLFGVFEFGTSLVALDGKKKSPSLMGAFSSGVLATVVATPCTGPFLGASLGFAMTLPALQAFGLFSIMGLGMAIPFFLLTVSPKLLKILPKPGAWMVLLKQAMGFILLASVLWLVWVWEAQTNFLSVMFLFFALLILGIGAWFYGHFSQFSYSKMMRRVALVVASITLGVALYTVSNESFALQETSSGGNIQNTSSSHALKAGWIPYSEEKFKELQAEGKPVFIDFTAKWCLICQANKVVLHSQEVEDAFNQAGIVRMEADWTKGDPAITKRLKEFNRSGVPFYVLYGKSAEAPQIFSETLTSNTLIEASKKV
- a CDS encoding TatD family hydrolase, translated to MFIDSHAHLSGGSFSDEEVDSVLKRAEDAHVVSVINICTTVQDLQRALMLHARYPWVVNTAATTPQDVLSESEETFQFFQEHAKNGSLVAIGETGLDYYFTEETKELQSQVFIRYLHLALECHLPVVIHCRNAFQDLFQILDTEYIQNGSVAPFILHCFTGNVEDAENVLKRGGYLSFSGIVTFKKSEGLKSIAAIAPLEQMLIETDSPYLAPLSKRGKINEPSLLPEIAACIAELKGISVEDVARSTSLNANMLFGSSISSQRCQKREF
- a CDS encoding DUF1691 domain-containing protein translates to MSNIPGAFIIRKLHSFVGFWLVLFLFEHLLTNSQAALYFADHESGFVYMVNAIQAIPYLHVIEIILLGFPLLIHMLWGFVQMRSAKYNVFPSNGTKPFLWKNARNRAYTWQRISAWILAVGIIGHVVQMRFLDYPSITTSLGQEKYVVRVHKDEGLKALATKLHVELYDKEKNQVVAVTNSFGVASLLSVRDTFKNPFFAWIYSAFVLSAIFHAANGLWTCLISWGITITERSQTLSKRFCIGFMILLGYFGFSSIWGVYFFA